The following coding sequences lie in one Chloroflexota bacterium genomic window:
- the vsr gene encoding DNA mismatch endonuclease Vsr: MVDRVSKQRRSANMRAVKGRDTKPELAVRQLVHRMGYRFRLNRADLPGKPDLVFPGRRAVIFVHGCFWHAHSCKRGLSTPKTHATFWAKKRAQNVKRDTANLVSLRKMTWQALTVWECELRNARRLRSKIRRFLG; the protein is encoded by the coding sequence ATAGTGGACCGAGTCTCTAAGCAACGGCGCAGCGCGAATATGCGCGCCGTCAAGGGTCGAGACACAAAGCCTGAGTTGGCAGTCCGCCAGCTCGTGCATCGAATGGGCTATCGTTTCCGTCTCAACCGAGCCGATCTACCGGGGAAGCCCGATCTTGTCTTTCCAGGCCGCAGGGCAGTCATTTTTGTCCACGGCTGCTTTTGGCATGCTCATTCCTGCAAACGAGGGTTGAGCACGCCTAAGACTCATGCGACCTTCTGGGCAAAGAAACGTGCTCAGAACGTGAAGCGTGACACGGCCAATCTGGTCAGTCTGAGAAAAATGACTTGGCAAGCGCTCACTGTCTGGGAGTGCGAATTGAGAAACGCACGCCGATTACGCTCAAAGATACGGCGTTTCCTCGGGTAG
- a CDS encoding zinc-binding dehydrogenase, with product MKATYFTEFGGPEVFKYGDVPEPAIGPNEVLIRVRASALNHLDLWRRAGQRGTKSSLAGPMILGCDIAGEVAETGAQVKGVAKGDRVVVNPGITCGRCDFCLSARDNMCNGYVMIGSMANGGYAQYAKAPQENVHLLTADLTWEEAAAMPLTFLTAYHMLMTLTKLRPGETVLIQAVGSGVGVAALQIAKLVGARTIVTASTDGKLGKARLLGADHTINYDQHDFAARVKEITEGKGADVVFDHVGQATFEKDLQSMAKGARFVSCGITSGYEAKLHMGVLFTKQIQLFGSYMGTKAEMGEVMRLVNQGKLRGIVSKTFELKDAAEAHKTMESRDLFGKLVLGIP from the coding sequence ATGAAAGCGACGTACTTCACCGAGTTCGGCGGGCCTGAGGTCTTCAAGTACGGCGATGTGCCGGAGCCGGCCATCGGCCCGAACGAGGTCCTGATCCGGGTACGCGCCTCGGCGCTCAACCACCTGGACCTGTGGCGCCGGGCGGGACAGCGCGGCACCAAATCGTCGCTCGCGGGGCCGATGATCCTGGGCTGCGACATCGCAGGCGAGGTGGCGGAGACCGGCGCACAGGTGAAGGGCGTGGCCAAGGGCGACCGGGTGGTGGTGAACCCGGGCATCACCTGCGGCCGCTGCGACTTTTGCCTCTCCGCCAGGGACAACATGTGCAACGGTTACGTGATGATCGGCTCGATGGCGAACGGCGGCTACGCCCAGTATGCCAAGGCACCGCAAGAGAACGTCCACCTGTTGACCGCCGACCTCACGTGGGAAGAGGCGGCCGCGATGCCGCTCACCTTTCTCACGGCCTACCACATGCTGATGACGCTGACGAAGCTGCGCCCAGGGGAGACGGTCCTGATCCAGGCCGTCGGCTCCGGGGTAGGCGTGGCGGCGCTGCAGATCGCGAAGCTGGTCGGCGCGCGGACCATCGTCACCGCCAGCACGGACGGCAAGCTGGGCAAGGCGCGGCTCTTGGGAGCCGACCATACGATCAACTATGACCAGCACGACTTCGCCGCCCGGGTGAAGGAGATCACCGAGGGCAAGGGCGCGGACGTCGTCTTCGACCACGTTGGACAGGCGACGTTCGAGAAGGACCTGCAGAGCATGGCCAAGGGGGCGCGCTTCGTGAGCTGCGGCATCACCAGCGGCTACGAGGCGAAGCTGCACATGGGGGTGCTGTTCACCAAGCAGATCCAGCTCTTCGGCTCCTACATGGGGACGAAGGCCGAGATGGGCGAGGTGATGCGGTTAGTGAACCAGGGGAAGCTGCGGGGCATCGTGAGCAAGACGTTTGAGCTGAAGGACGCCGCGGAGGCGCACAAGACGATGGAGAGCCGGGACTTGTTCGGGAAGCTGGTGCTGGGGATACCGTGA
- a CDS encoding endonuclease domain-containing protein: MTGAEKVLWRRLRGNQVGGLHFRRQQIIQGFIVDFYCDSAALAIEVDGDIHLSTQEYDRDRDRSIEGLGIRVLRFSNEQVQRDIEAVLISITTAAIDAPP; this comes from the coding sequence ATGACAGGCGCCGAGAAAGTTCTCTGGAGGCGATTGAGGGGCAACCAGGTCGGCGGACTCCATTTTCGCAGGCAGCAGATCATCCAGGGTTTCATCGTGGATTTCTATTGTGATAGCGCTGCGCTGGCAATCGAAGTGGACGGCGATATCCACCTGTCCACTCAGGAATACGACCGGGACCGTGACCGAAGCATCGAGGGGTTGGGGATTCGAGTTCTTCGCTTTTCCAACGAGCAAGTCCAGCGTGATATAGAGGCAGTCCTCATTTCAATTACGACGGCGGCCATTGACGCTCCCCCATAA
- a CDS encoding TIGR03560 family F420-dependent LLM class oxidoreductase — protein MPTQPIRFGLQTAPEGAVWSELVKVWKFADDLGYDSMWTSDHYITTLYMENLDTPVFDGWTALAALGALTKRVRMGVMITGNTYRHPPLLAKMAVTIDHITNGRLIMGIGAGWYEREHAMFGIPFPAPGERVHRMGEAIQIFDRLWREKRVTFNGKYYTLQDAICDPKPVQKPRIPIWVGGWGEQLTLKYCAMYGDGWNLTGSPINLAPKVEALKRHCEAVGRNIAEIEKSVMHMRLIMTDDQAYVKEYVQSRRYKRADSYEDMHGHFMIGTPDDMKRTIERLLKLGFTHFVAEVVQPYDYRAIERWYREVALEFKGR, from the coding sequence GTGCCTACACAGCCGATACGCTTCGGACTGCAGACGGCGCCTGAGGGAGCGGTCTGGTCGGAGCTGGTGAAGGTCTGGAAGTTCGCGGACGACCTGGGCTACGACAGCATGTGGACGTCCGACCACTACATCACGACGCTCTACATGGAGAACCTGGACACGCCGGTCTTCGACGGGTGGACGGCACTGGCGGCCCTGGGAGCGCTGACGAAGCGCGTGCGCATGGGGGTGATGATTACGGGGAACACGTACCGCCACCCGCCGCTGCTGGCGAAGATGGCGGTGACGATAGACCACATCACGAACGGGCGGCTGATCATGGGCATCGGCGCCGGGTGGTACGAGCGGGAGCACGCGATGTTCGGGATCCCGTTCCCGGCGCCGGGCGAGCGCGTCCACCGCATGGGCGAGGCGATCCAGATCTTCGACAGGCTCTGGCGGGAGAAGCGCGTCACGTTCAACGGGAAGTACTACACGCTGCAGGACGCCATCTGCGATCCGAAGCCGGTGCAGAAGCCGCGGATCCCCATCTGGGTGGGCGGCTGGGGCGAGCAGCTGACGCTGAAGTATTGCGCGATGTACGGCGACGGCTGGAACCTCACGGGGTCGCCGATCAACCTGGCGCCGAAGGTGGAGGCGCTGAAGCGCCACTGCGAGGCGGTGGGGCGGAACATCGCCGAGATCGAGAAGTCGGTGATGCACATGCGGCTCATCATGACGGACGACCAGGCCTACGTGAAGGAGTACGTGCAGTCGCGGCGCTATAAGCGGGCCGACAGCTACGAGGACATGCACGGGCACTTCATGATCGGGACGCCGGACGATATGAAGCGCACCATCGAGCGGCTGCTGAAGCTCGGCTTCACCCACTTCGTCGCGGAGGTGGTGCAGCCGTACGACTACCGGGCCATCGAGCGGTGGTACAGGGAAGTGGCGCTGGAGTTCAAGGGGAGGTAG
- a CDS encoding helix-turn-helix transcriptional regulator, translating to MPADHLDTTFAALADPTRRAILARLASGEASVTELGEPFDMTLPAISKHLKVLEQAGLITKGREAQRRPCTLNAAPLKEAADWVERYRQFWEESFDRLDDYLRILQKRRKKRGKKRRGHRKGR from the coding sequence ATGCCAGCCGACCACCTTGATACAACGTTTGCGGCGCTTGCTGACCCGACGCGTCGGGCGATCCTTGCGCGCCTGGCCTCGGGAGAGGCCTCAGTCACCGAGCTGGGCGAGCCGTTCGATATGACGCTCCCCGCGATCTCAAAGCACCTGAAGGTGCTGGAGCAGGCTGGGCTGATCACGAAGGGCCGAGAGGCGCAGCGGCGGCCGTGCACGCTGAACGCAGCGCCGCTGAAAGAGGCCGCTGACTGGGTGGAGCGCTACCGGCAGTTCTGGGAGGAGAGTTTCGATCGCCTGGACGACTATCTGCGCATCCTGCAGAAAAGACGAAAGAAGAGAGGCAAGAAAAGGAGAGGACATAGAAAAGGTAGATAA
- a CDS encoding ATPase: protein MKKVAKRVGKMTVERRGDRELVLTREFDAPLALVFEAFTKAEHIVNWWGPRRYATIVERLDLRPGGKWRFINREANGTEHGFRGEFREVMPPERLVWTFEYEGFPGHISVETATFEERNGKTLLTARAVYSTPEDLLAILQTDMAEGAAESYDRLEELLQKLSKGKRGRK, encoded by the coding sequence ATGAAGAAGGTGGCGAAGCGAGTGGGGAAGATGACGGTGGAGAGGCGCGGCGACCGAGAGCTTGTCCTGACACGGGAGTTCGACGCGCCGCTGGCGCTGGTCTTCGAAGCCTTCACGAAGGCGGAGCACATCGTGAACTGGTGGGGGCCGCGCAGATACGCGACGATCGTGGAGAGGCTGGACCTACGGCCCGGCGGGAAGTGGCGCTTCATCAACCGGGAGGCGAACGGCACGGAGCACGGCTTCCGGGGCGAGTTCCGCGAGGTGATGCCGCCGGAGCGGCTGGTCTGGACCTTCGAGTACGAGGGGTTCCCGGGGCATATCTCGGTGGAGACGGCGACGTTCGAGGAGCGCAACGGCAAGACGCTGCTCACGGCGCGGGCGGTCTATTCGACGCCGGAAGACCTGCTGGCCATCCTCCAGACCGATATGGCGGAGGGTGCGGCGGAGAGTTACGACAGGCTGGAGGAGTTATTGCAGAAGCTTTCAAAAGGAAAGCGCGGCAGGAAGTAG
- a CDS encoding VOC family protein, producing the protein MKKVTPFLWFDGTAEEAATFYVALFKDARILEVSRRGPKGPVFIVRFTVAGQELLALNGGPTFKFTEAISLYVNCETQREVDRLWKKLSSDGGAEGQCGWVKDKYGLWWQIVPTILPKLLQDKDPAKAGRVTQAMLKMKRLNIKGLKAAYVGK; encoded by the coding sequence ATGAAGAAGGTCACACCGTTCCTATGGTTTGACGGCACGGCGGAGGAGGCGGCGACGTTCTACGTCGCGCTCTTCAAGGATGCAAGGATACTTGAAGTCTCGCGACGGGGGCCGAAGGGGCCCGTCTTCATCGTGCGGTTCACAGTCGCCGGGCAGGAGTTGCTGGCGCTGAACGGCGGGCCGACGTTCAAGTTCACGGAGGCGATATCGCTCTACGTGAACTGCGAGACGCAGAGGGAAGTGGACCGCTTGTGGAAAAAGCTATCCTCTGACGGTGGAGCCGAGGGCCAGTGCGGTTGGGTAAAGGATAAGTACGGCCTCTGGTGGCAGATCGTGCCGACGATCCTGCCGAAGTTGCTGCAGGACAAGGACCCGGCGAAGGCCGGCCGCGTGACGCAGGCGATGCTCAAGATGAAGAGGCTGAACATCAAGGGACTGAAGGCGGCCTACGTAGGGAAATAG
- a CDS encoding MMPL family transporter translates to MVFAGITVVISLLGIFIMNLDFMRAVAIAGVSAVAMTMLAAVTLLPALLGFAGRNVDRLRVPILGGKKEGEMAGSFWYRWSRVIQARPWPALIVSAGLLILIAAPVFSMRLGFPDSGNRLTSDTTRRAYDLLADGFGPGFNGPILMVADTPGGQADAPKVQQLAKAIKATEGVASVVEPQIIPDAKVALITVFPATAFQSKETTDLVHRLRKETVPPVEQSTKLEIYASGGPPFIVDFSDYMGRRLPYFIGAVLVLSFLLLLVVFHSVVVPLKAVVMNMLSIGAAFGATVAVFQWGFGASLIGVKEGPVDAWVPMMLFAIVFGLSMDYEVFLLTRVREEYDKTGDNARAVADGMAATGRVISAAAAIMVCVFASFMLGDDRSLKLFGFGLAAAVFIDATLVRLVLVLAAMELMGKANWWAPDWLARRLPTIRVDNVEKTTPRPRG, encoded by the coding sequence GTGGTCTTCGCGGGCATCACCGTTGTCATCTCGCTGCTCGGCATCTTCATCATGAATCTGGATTTCATGCGCGCCGTCGCCATCGCGGGCGTCTCCGCCGTGGCGATGACGATGCTCGCGGCGGTGACGCTGCTCCCGGCGCTGCTGGGCTTCGCGGGGCGCAACGTGGACCGCCTGCGCGTGCCCATCCTGGGCGGGAAGAAAGAGGGGGAGATGGCAGGCTCCTTCTGGTACCGGTGGAGCCGTGTCATCCAGGCGCGCCCGTGGCCTGCGCTGATCGTGAGCGCGGGGCTTCTCATCCTTATCGCGGCGCCGGTCTTTTCGATGCGGCTGGGCTTCCCCGATTCGGGCAACCGCCTCACGAGCGATACAACGCGCCGGGCGTACGACCTTCTGGCGGACGGCTTTGGGCCGGGCTTCAACGGCCCGATCCTGATGGTGGCGGACACGCCCGGAGGCCAAGCGGACGCGCCGAAGGTCCAGCAGCTGGCGAAGGCGATCAAGGCTACGGAGGGCGTGGCCTCCGTGGTGGAGCCACAGATCATCCCGGACGCGAAGGTGGCGCTGATCACCGTTTTCCCCGCCACGGCCTTCCAATCCAAGGAGACGACGGACCTGGTGCACCGGCTGCGGAAGGAGACGGTGCCGCCGGTGGAGCAGAGCACCAAGCTGGAGATCTATGCCTCGGGCGGGCCGCCCTTCATCGTTGACTTTTCGGACTACATGGGGCGCCGGCTGCCCTATTTTATCGGCGCGGTGCTGGTCCTCTCGTTCCTGTTGTTGCTCGTCGTCTTCCATAGCGTCGTGGTGCCGCTGAAGGCCGTGGTCATGAACATGCTCTCCATCGGCGCGGCCTTCGGCGCGACGGTGGCGGTCTTCCAGTGGGGGTTCGGGGCATCACTGATCGGCGTGAAAGAGGGTCCCGTTGACGCCTGGGTGCCGATGATGCTCTTCGCCATCGTCTTCGGCCTTTCGATGGACTACGAGGTCTTTCTGCTGACCCGGGTGCGGGAGGAGTATGACAAGACGGGCGATAACGCGCGCGCCGTTGCAGACGGCATGGCGGCCACGGGGCGGGTGATCTCGGCGGCCGCGGCGATCATGGTCTGCGTCTTCGCCAGCTTCATGCTGGGCGACGACCGGTCGCTGAAGCTCTTTGGCTTCGGCCTCGCGGCCGCCGTCTTCATAGACGCCACCCTGGTGCGCCTGGTGCTGGTGCTGGCGGCGATGGAGCTGATGGGCAAGGCGAACTGGTGGGCGCCGGATTGGCTGGCGCGCCGCCTGCCGACCATCCGTGTAGATAATGTAGAAAAGACGACGCCGAGGCCACGGGGATAG
- a CDS encoding cyclase family protein encodes MKSRRIPTQQEVNQMLKKGSNWGRWGKDDQKGALNLITPQKRIEAAKLVKSGRLVSLSRDFPTKPRPGNHYPADHWMRKSSLPGRFGSAVDYIGIFYHGGGATHIDALCHVWDNGVMWNGRDPNKEITYNGATWGSIEAWADGIATRGVLLDIPKLRGTFVEIGEPVHGWDLEAAVKAQGVKITPGDALVIHCGREAWQRAHAETPWGCHELQGQQPGLHASCLEFIRECDASMLVWDMIDARPSGYDLLIPVHGVLFSYGMALVDNALLEPLAQACAEEKRYDFMLAMSPLKVVGATGSPINPMAIF; translated from the coding sequence ATGAAATCCCGCCGCATTCCCACCCAGCAAGAAGTGAACCAGATGCTCAAGAAGGGCAGCAACTGGGGACGCTGGGGCAAGGACGATCAGAAAGGTGCACTGAACCTCATCACGCCGCAGAAGCGCATAGAAGCCGCGAAGCTCGTGAAGTCCGGCCGCCTCGTCTCACTCAGCCGCGATTTCCCCACCAAGCCGCGCCCCGGCAACCACTATCCCGCCGACCACTGGATGCGCAAATCGTCCCTCCCGGGACGCTTCGGCTCGGCGGTGGACTATATCGGCATCTTCTACCACGGCGGCGGCGCCACCCACATAGACGCCCTCTGCCACGTCTGGGACAACGGCGTTATGTGGAACGGCCGCGACCCGAATAAGGAGATCACCTACAACGGCGCCACCTGGGGCTCCATCGAAGCCTGGGCCGATGGCATCGCCACCCGAGGCGTCCTGCTGGACATCCCCAAACTGCGCGGCACGTTCGTGGAGATCGGCGAGCCCGTCCACGGCTGGGACCTGGAGGCCGCCGTCAAGGCCCAAGGCGTCAAGATTACCCCGGGCGATGCCCTCGTCATTCACTGCGGCCGCGAGGCCTGGCAGCGCGCCCACGCGGAGACGCCTTGGGGCTGTCACGAGCTCCAGGGACAGCAGCCCGGCCTCCACGCCTCCTGCCTCGAGTTCATCCGGGAGTGCGACGCCTCGATGCTCGTCTGGGACATGATTGACGCGCGCCCCAGCGGCTACGACCTCCTCATCCCCGTCCACGGCGTCCTCTTCAGCTACGGCATGGCCCTTGTGGACAACGCCCTCCTGGAGCCGCTGGCCCAGGCCTGCGCGGAGGAGAAGCGCTACGACTTCATGCTCGCCATGTCGCCGCTGAAAGTCGTCGGCGCTACCGGCTCGCCCATCAACCCCATGGCGATTTTTTAG
- a CDS encoding cyclase family protein codes for MPLSKRVPTEKDLRSWLYEKNNWGRWGKDDQKGAINLITAKKRAAAAKLVKTGRIVSLTRDLATMSAPNNARPVQHYMKAHQAEGYGSSGDFIGIYFHGYANTHIDALSHFWGRDGIYNGGDPKKHITFNGVTWGGIDAWAEGIVTRGVLIDIPKFRKKFFVTLDAPVHGWELEAAAKAQGLKLEPGDALCVYSGREEWQRANPGKGYAQGGPAGQTPGLHASCLEFFKAYDSAVLIWDMMDATPSGYSLGVPVHGAIFAYGMAFVDNALLEPLAQVCAQEKRYDFMVSLAPLRLMGGTGGPINPIALF; via the coding sequence ATGCCCCTCAGCAAGCGCGTCCCCACGGAGAAAGACCTCCGCTCCTGGCTCTATGAAAAGAACAACTGGGGACGCTGGGGCAAGGACGATCAGAAGGGCGCGATCAATCTCATCACGGCCAAGAAGCGCGCCGCCGCCGCCAAGCTCGTGAAGACCGGCCGCATCGTCTCCCTCACGCGCGATCTGGCGACCATGTCGGCGCCCAACAATGCCCGGCCCGTCCAGCACTACATGAAGGCCCACCAGGCGGAGGGCTATGGCTCTTCCGGCGATTTCATCGGCATCTACTTCCACGGCTATGCCAACACCCATATAGACGCCCTCTCCCACTTCTGGGGCAGGGACGGCATCTACAACGGCGGCGACCCCAAGAAGCACATCACCTTCAACGGCGTCACCTGGGGCGGCATTGATGCCTGGGCCGAAGGCATCGTCACCCGGGGCGTGTTGATAGACATCCCCAAGTTCCGCAAAAAGTTCTTCGTCACACTGGATGCGCCCGTCCACGGCTGGGAGCTTGAGGCCGCCGCCAAGGCCCAGGGCCTGAAGCTTGAGCCTGGGGACGCTCTCTGCGTCTATAGCGGCCGCGAAGAATGGCAGCGCGCCAACCCCGGCAAAGGCTACGCCCAGGGCGGCCCCGCAGGCCAGACGCCGGGCCTCCACGCCTCATGCCTGGAGTTCTTCAAGGCTTATGACTCCGCCGTTCTCATCTGGGACATGATGGACGCCACGCCCAGCGGCTATAGCCTCGGCGTCCCGGTCCACGGCGCCATCTTCGCCTACGGCATGGCCTTTGTGGACAACGCCCTCCTGGAGCCGCTGGCCCAGGTCTGCGCGCAAGAGAAGCGCTACGACTTCATGGTCTCCCTCGCGCCGCTCCGGCTCATGGGCGGCACCGGCGGCCCCATCAACCCCATCGCCCTATTTTGA
- a CDS encoding amidohydrolase: MKKHNYTVIDADSHVYEPAEIWTKYLEPEYRTLARSSFWHEVSTDSTPVVILNGSPAPAFADGKLNRHTIYRPGMTVKEIGALDPKKSHPANPGAWDGKMRLKDMDAMDIDQAIVFPTLFAEYLPVVENPDVAYALARAYNNWALDLAKADPKRLFPMAILPMQSPAFAMKELQRTAKAGFKGVSIRPSFYHSRYPNAPEYNALWAEIERLGIAACITPSSGVTNPEWTSEGPFIERVASVLRIGQPVAEVIAPGMDGGLFLSAICFFGHMEDYPRLKLGYFHSGGYWVPLALEKSETYLWLFPQAKPVSLEPQEVFHNRPSLVNFDTWESCVSRLPDLYEDVGAWGSRYPGHDASDAVEAIANLERGGLSGDIIRKLMGENAAKFFGLKTKVPV, translated from the coding sequence ATGAAGAAGCACAACTATACTGTCATTGACGCCGATAGCCATGTCTATGAGCCCGCGGAGATCTGGACCAAATACCTGGAGCCGGAATACCGCACGCTGGCCCGATCCTCCTTCTGGCATGAAGTCAGCACGGATAGCACGCCCGTCGTCATCCTCAACGGCTCCCCGGCACCCGCCTTCGCCGATGGCAAGCTCAACCGCCACACCATCTACCGGCCCGGCATGACCGTCAAGGAGATCGGCGCCCTGGACCCCAAGAAGTCCCATCCGGCCAACCCCGGCGCCTGGGACGGCAAGATGCGGCTGAAAGACATGGACGCCATGGATATAGACCAGGCCATCGTCTTCCCCACGCTCTTCGCCGAATATCTCCCCGTGGTGGAGAACCCGGATGTGGCCTACGCACTGGCCCGCGCTTACAACAACTGGGCGCTGGACCTGGCCAAGGCCGATCCCAAGCGCCTCTTCCCCATGGCCATCCTGCCCATGCAATCGCCCGCCTTCGCCATGAAGGAGCTTCAGCGGACCGCCAAGGCCGGCTTCAAGGGCGTCTCCATCCGGCCCTCCTTCTACCACAGCCGCTATCCCAACGCCCCGGAGTACAACGCCCTCTGGGCGGAGATCGAGCGCCTCGGCATCGCCGCCTGCATCACCCCCTCCTCCGGCGTCACCAACCCGGAATGGACCTCGGAAGGCCCCTTCATCGAGCGCGTTGCCTCCGTCCTCCGCATCGGCCAGCCCGTTGCTGAGGTCATCGCCCCCGGCATGGATGGCGGCCTCTTCCTGAGCGCCATCTGCTTCTTCGGGCATATGGAGGACTACCCTCGCCTCAAGCTCGGTTACTTTCATTCCGGGGGCTATTGGGTCCCCCTCGCCCTGGAGAAGTCGGAGACCTACCTCTGGCTCTTTCCCCAGGCCAAGCCCGTCAGCCTTGAGCCCCAAGAGGTCTTCCATAACCGGCCCTCTCTCGTCAACTTCGATACCTGGGAGTCCTGCGTCTCCCGCTTGCCCGATCTCTATGAAGACGTCGGCGCATGGGGCTCCCGGTATCCCGGCCATGACGCCTCGGACGCCGTGGAGGCCATCGCCAACCTGGAGCGCGGCGGCCTCTCCGGCGATATCATCCGCAAGCTCATGGGAGAGAACGCGGCCAAGTTCTTCGGCCTCAAGACCAAGGTCCCGGTCTAA
- a CDS encoding MoxR family ATPase, protein MTNAKAIAEKVIGNVEKVIIGKRPEVELALIALICRGHALIEDVPGVGKTTMAKSLARSISCSFKRIQFTPDMLPTDITGVSIFNQKSGDFEYRPGPILAQVVLADEINRATPKTQSALLEVMEEQQVTVDGVPHPMPQPFIVLATQNPIEYEGTFPLPEAQLDRFFLRISMGYPTAAAEVQILDMQQKSHPVDSLTPVASADEVISIQNAVRDVYVDTLIKSYIVSIAEATRRHEAIYLGASPRGSLYLFHAAQARALLQDRDYVTPDDVKALAEPVLSHRLLVNPASRMKDVTGRTIVAAVLDQVPVPGARPRDKVRS, encoded by the coding sequence TTGACCAACGCTAAGGCTATAGCCGAAAAGGTGATCGGGAACGTCGAAAAGGTCATCATCGGCAAACGCCCGGAAGTCGAGCTCGCCCTTATCGCCCTCATCTGCCGCGGCCACGCCCTCATCGAAGATGTGCCCGGTGTGGGCAAGACGACGATGGCGAAGAGCCTGGCGCGCTCCATCAGCTGCAGTTTCAAGCGCATCCAGTTCACGCCGGACATGCTGCCGACGGATATCACGGGCGTCTCCATCTTTAACCAGAAATCTGGGGACTTTGAGTACCGCCCCGGCCCGATCCTGGCGCAGGTGGTGCTGGCTGATGAGATCAACCGCGCCACGCCGAAGACGCAATCGGCGCTCCTGGAAGTGATGGAGGAGCAGCAGGTGACGGTGGACGGCGTGCCGCACCCGATGCCGCAGCCCTTTATCGTGCTTGCGACGCAGAACCCCATCGAGTACGAAGGGACATTCCCGCTTCCGGAGGCCCAGCTGGACCGCTTCTTCCTGCGCATCTCCATGGGCTATCCCACGGCCGCCGCCGAGGTGCAGATACTGGACATGCAGCAGAAGAGCCACCCTGTGGACTCGCTGACGCCCGTGGCCTCCGCCGACGAGGTCATCTCGATCCAGAACGCCGTCCGCGATGTCTATGTGGATACGCTCATCAAGAGCTATATCGTCTCGATCGCAGAGGCGACGCGGCGACACGAGGCGATCTATCTGGGCGCATCGCCGCGCGGCTCGCTGTATCTCTTCCACGCCGCCCAGGCGCGCGCCCTTTTACAGGACCGCGACTACGTGACGCCGGACGATGTGAAGGCGCTGGCGGAGCCGGTGCTTTCACACCGCCTGCTGGTGAACCCCGCCTCCCGCATGAAGGATGTAACGGGGCGCACGATCGTCGCCGCCGTGTTGGACCAGGTGCCGGTGCCAGGCGCGCGTCCTCGCGATAAGGTCCGCTCCTAG
- a CDS encoding methylated-DNA--[protein]-cysteine S-methyltransferase — translation MEPQLCYATEKTPWGYIALVASDRELVRLTLPCEREQEALAEVADALNGYAVLDHKPFAELLSRLTRYFAGEAVDFSDVALDDSKATPFRRRVMKAVRGIPRGKVMSYRQVASKVGRPLAARAVGATMAANPVCIIVPCHRVVGSDGRLVGFGGGLEMKQRMLEMEGAAVVRS, via the coding sequence ATGGAACCGCAACTCTGTTACGCCACGGAAAAGACGCCTTGGGGCTACATCGCCCTTGTGGCCTCCGATAGGGAGCTCGTGCGGCTGACGCTGCCGTGCGAACGGGAGCAGGAGGCCCTGGCGGAAGTGGCAGATGCGCTCAACGGCTACGCTGTGCTGGATCACAAGCCCTTCGCCGAGCTGCTCTCGCGGCTGACGCGCTACTTCGCGGGCGAGGCCGTGGACTTCAGCGATGTTGCGCTGGATGATTCGAAGGCGACGCCCTTCCGCCGCCGCGTGATGAAGGCGGTACGCGGCATCCCGCGGGGCAAAGTGATGAGCTACCGCCAGGTAGCTTCGAAGGTGGGGCGGCCCCTGGCGGCGCGGGCAGTGGGGGCGACGATGGCGGCGAACCCGGTCTGCATCATCGTGCCGTGCCACCGGGTGGTGGGGAGCGACGGCAGGCTCGTGGGATTCGGGGGCGGGCTGGAGATGAAGCAGCGGATGCTGGAGATGGAAGGGGCGGCGGTAGTTCGCTCCTAG
- a CDS encoding DUF2007 domain-containing protein codes for MDRARWQGGLEGRLEASENADLPLPEAIGMPSDWVRVVTAPNAIIAESWVELLIANGIAAAAPEAKMPYFLAQSVLPVRVLVRQDQLEEAKKLLEELVGEIAD; via the coding sequence ATGGACCGCGCCCGATGGCAAGGTGGACTGGAAGGACGTCTTGAAGCGTCTGAAAACGCCGACCTTCCGCTACCAGAAGCGATAGGCATGCCGAGCGATTGGGTTCGGGTAGTCACTGCGCCCAACGCCATCATCGCGGAAAGCTGGGTGGAGTTGCTCATTGCCAACGGCATCGCCGCCGCCGCGCCCGAGGCCAAGATGCCCTACTTCCTCGCCCAGTCCGTCCTCCCCGTGCGCGTCCTGGTGCGCCAAGACCAGTTGGAAGAAGCGAAGAAGCTACTGGAAGAGCTTGTTGGAGAGATCGCCGACTAG